From the genome of Papaver somniferum cultivar HN1 unplaced genomic scaffold, ASM357369v1 unplaced-scaffold_10, whole genome shotgun sequence:
AGAGAGAGAGTAAAGGAATTTACggctttagttcggattgtgaggCGTTATCGACTTAGGGGTGAAACCTACGAAGATATCATTCCAACATATAAAAATGAATGGTGaaaacggaaaagaaataatttcgaatatgaagatcatttccgcatccttCAAGAGTTTTTCGTAGCGCGTTTAGGATATTCAATATGTTGTGACTTTATTCTTCTTTTTCAGGGCAGATAATAAATTatatgaagtcttcaattcacTTCAGTAAAGGTACTTCTACTTCTAATAGATAGTTATCAATCCAGAAACTAGGTGTGAGGGaaatggaaaaatatgaaaaatatttaGGCATTTATCCTCTGAAATCATATTGCAGTATTGAGACCTTTGAACCATtgaattccaaattcggtttaaAACTAGAAGGATGGAGGAATTTTTTCTTCAATCCGGCAGGAAGAACTATTCTTTCAAAAAGTGTTCTATCAACAGTCCTATAACTATACTATGGGTACTTGTATTCTTCCTAGGGGAGTCAAAAAATAATTGTCTCGAACTCAAAGATCATTCTGGTGGGGTCATGATGTAAGCACAAGAAAATCTCATTTTATCAAAGGGAAAAGGTGGAAAGACCAAAAGAAGATGGTGGCTTAGGCATTCGAAATATGGAATTTGTGAATATTTCATTGGTCTCGAAGCTAGTATGGATATATCTGACAAATTCGAATGCAGTCTGGGTGCATCTTTATTCTGCAAAATATCTTCAACATAATTCTTTCTGGGATTGTATTCCTAAGCCTACTGATTCAAATACCTGGAAAGATATGCTCTCAATAAGGGATCTTTTCATAAATAATTGTTGTTGGTTCTTAATTAGGATCTGGAAACTATATCCATATTTAGCATGATCCATGGATTCCGGGGATCCCGGGTTTTAGGCCATCAAAACTTCCAAATGCCACGGTTGACGTGACAAGGGTATATCTTATTAATCATGAAGATAACTCATGGAACTTGGAACTTCTTTCTCAAGTTTTTCCTCAGGATCAAGTCGAGGCTATCTTGGATATCTATATTACGTTAGATACTGAGGTGGAAGATAAATTAAGCTGGCTGAAAACTCCTTCAGGTATGTTTATTTCATAACCTATATACAAGTTTTTGATGGATAATACAACTACAAGTTCTTCAGAATCGGAGTTTCCTTGGAAATGCTTTTGGAAAAAATATAAAGATTCAACCTAAGATACAAATATTCTTATGGAAAGTTCTTCATGAAGGTCTGCCAGGTTATCATAATCTCAGTAAATTTAATAATCAGATAAACAGTGCTTGTCCATTCTGTAATAATGAAGAAGAGACGACTTTCATCTACTCTTCGAATCTCAATTTTCATTGACAGTTTTACAGGAAAGTCCGATACTTATAGAAGTAATTGCTGGTATGAATCTGAGAAAAATTATTCAACACTGGTTATCATATCCTGATCAAGGTATCATGTTGAATCTAGGTTCTTGCATCCTGTGGAACATATGGAAGATGAGGAATGATTTAGTCTTCAATAATACTCAACCATCGATCCCTCAATGTATATAGAAGGATTTACAAGACTTCAAGTTATTTGATCTTCATAATGCCTTAAATTTCTGCTCAAATATTGCACTTAGTCAGAACAATGTTGCTTCATGGGAATCTCCTCCAAATTGTGTCATCAAAATTAATGTCGATGCGGCCTTTAATAATGGTGATGCGGCAGCAATGGTTGTGGCCAGAGATTCCTTTGGAAACCATCTTGGAAGTGGTGTTATTTGCTTCAATACCATATCTTCTACTGTTGCAGAGGCTAAGGATTATGGATTAGGTATTCATCTAGCAAAAAGACTGCAATTTTCCAAAATTATCGTGGAAGGGGATGCTTCAGACATTCCTAAGTCTATAAAAGGGAGTACGAATGAGATACCGTGGAGTATTCGTTCAACAATTCTCTCTATCCGTGACCACATCAAGGATTTTAGTGAAATTAGTTTTACTTCAGTTCCTAGAGATGTCAATTCTCTTGCACATGATTTAGCTCAAAGTGCAGTCCCTAATAATGTAAACAGATGGTGGTCTTATGATGAACCACCTAATTGTATTATGCAGCACCTCACTTTGTTTGAGGATTAATTCAATGAAATtctgtttccttcaaaaaaaaaaaaaatagaaataacacaaaataaactcATATATGCATGTATTTAAATCGTTTCTAGGACATCTAATATATCTTTGATCAATAGAAAAATAACTACTACATGAAATAATATTTCTTGCACCCATTTCATCAAACAGTTCATGAGCAATTTCAAAACACCCATATGATATATAAACATATGAAAGAGATTCAAAGCCATAATAAGAATGCTGACGGTTTTTGCAATTTTAACATAGATTTTCATACCCACAGACACACAACAAGTCAAAATCATCCACAGAATGACCCATGTGTTCGGTAAACACAACAGATAAGCAAAAACTTCAACATTCACATGCATACGAAATGGTCCTTTTCAAATGAAATGACGCCTCGATCTTATTTGagataaaactattaaaaacTCTACTATGGCTTTATCCTGATGAATAAACATTAGTAAGAAAGGAACTAACTATTACGTTTATCCACTCTTTAAAATCCAAACTAGTGGATTCCTTATCAGGGGTTAAACTTCTAATATGGCTTTATCCCTTATCGACAATCATTAAGAATCTACGTGTCAATCTTCGAACAACTTCATATACCAGTACCAGTACCATGTTCCCGTTCTCCACCGTAAATTTGAAATTTGTTTTCCAACTACCTTCTTTCTCGTTTTCTGTTCTTATTTCACGAAAACAGACCCACACAACCACACCTTTTGTAACTGTTTCTGGGGCCGTAGGAGTTTTATTTGCTTTATAAAACCCGGCCGGTAGTCCCGCTCAGTCACAATGAATGTTCTCTTGAGATTTGTGTTAATCCAATCTGAGATAAAACTATTAATAACTCTACTATGGCTTTATCCTgatgaataaaaattagtaagaaAGGAACTAACTATTAAGTTTATCCACTCTTTAAAATCCAAACTAGTGGATTCCTTATCAGGGGTTAAACTTCTAATATGGCTTTATCCCTTAGCGACTATCATTAAGAATCTATGTGTATGTTAgtatacgggcatccaactcaaaaccatttggcaatgagtggagaggtcctaagagattataaaccgcaggatcttagattgcccaacaatgtgggactaatataataatctcaacacgcccctcacgtgtagcctcgttggatcTAACatgtggacaataaatcgggtgacacaGAGTAAAGGCAcggtcaatgactcgtcgcaaatagcctgctctgataccatattagtgtacgggcatccaactcaaaaccaattgacaatgagtggagaggtactaagaaattataaaccgcaggattttagattgcccaacaatgtgggactaatataaTAATCTCAACACAATCTTCGAACAATTTCATATACcagttagacttattaaggataTTCATCCATCCTTTTTTCTTGCAGAACTTGCACTAAATAGAAATGAGAAATTTTACTTAGTGCACCATAATcacttccataacttgttggtaccacattgaaccttgtttatctttatcaaaacataggttgggtttctgctatgggtgaTCGAACTTCATTCACATACCTTAGTCCCATTTTTGTGTACTTCATTGAAAACAATTCCTTTGGGAGACTATTCATGATTAGTCTGCCAAGTTTTTCTCCGTTTCAATGGTCAACTGCAATTACTCCTTTCTTGAGTATTTGACTTACTGTTCAATGTACAAGACTTGTATGTCTTGACTTTTCATTATAAGTCTTTGTTAGAGACGTTACAGATCATAGCCTgtttcacaattaatcaagaccgcttaAGATGGCTTCTTCCGAAAATGGGATCTCTACAAGTTAGGTTCTAAGCCATTCCTCCTCATTAATTGCATCTACTCATGCAATCAATTCTGAAAACATTATTAAAAATATTCctatttgattttacaaaatagtTGCAACCTCTCTAgtgattctaattaatatttacGGTTAATTCACAAAAAAGTCATTAAGACTTGCATACATTAGAGGCATATAAAATTTGTAGGCAACTTGCTTGTTATTTCAACAAGCACATTATTACGATCAGTAACTGCTCTAATCATGCCCAATCCTCTACAAatttatacccaaaaacataGACAATGTCTATTTAATATTTGACACCATGCAATGCAAGTGTTCAAAATTTAAGCATCGGCAATATATTATAACACCTCACCGTTGGATATTTGGTCGACCGCCCAATCTTCCAACACGTTGCACATTAACATGAATTTCAATTTAGTTTCAATATTATTTAAGACATCGCAATTTCCAAAAAATTGGAATCTATGATTCCTATCACATGAATTATATTCATATAATATATTTTTTAACTCAACAAAATACTGATGATTTCCAGACTTAAAAATTTATAATTCCTATCGCAAGAATTATATTCATGTCGTAAAAATgttttctcaacaattatcgacGAAAAACCAACCACAAGAAAAGATAACATGAAACTCTCATATAGTATCATTCCCTTCCATTTCTAAACAGTTCTCAAATGCCAAATGCAATTAAATGTCATTAAGCGGGCTTACAGTAATAGTTTCTACCAAGCATGTCACTCACATTTCCAAAAAGAAACACTTCAAATCCAATGACGGGTACACATGCCATCTTCTTGGATTTGGCTCTCTTTTGTGGTTACAATAGAAATCAAGCACATAAATGATACATGCTTACTTTACAGTACACAACAGAGGACAAATTTGAACGAGGAACAAAACATGCTAATACTGATATATAGTACCAATGGGTATATCCAAATTTATATCTCTTTCTGGGCATATTCAAGGGACCAGTTACTGGATACTTCTTTGATAAATACCATCCACACACTTAGAGAGTTCCAACTTCCaagttgaaaaggcgagggtacccaaatatacctcaatctaaaagttttcctacctataagtcctttctccgaaagtgattgtctatggactgggtcgagacaatgaaactaattggttcacacttcgtgtgatcgtctatggacatgagatcgagacaatacaacaacgaagtgtgtttacttgataaaaaggttcagacttaaccaaacacaataggattgcttatcaagtaaataggaactaacgtttgtgcaatttactttaattataataaaaaaaaattataatgcggaaacataaagtaaatgaaacaacaagattttgctaacgaggaaaccacaaatgcagaaaaaccccgggaccttgtccataattgaatactctcaggattaagccgctacataaaattaaaccaacttcgtatagttgagaccaagcaactaaacctacagttcacctagttccgcctgGATTCCCACgcatccaacttatgaataagtcacgtacttggaacaattcctttggttcgtattccaaacagtaaaggaacaacaaatctgtttggtatcaactctcttcaaccaagtgatgtgagttcgacaaagtctCTTatatttatctcaataaactccttcgtcgggttcttagatctatcttattctcaactaccgaagtaattgttaagattttgcaatcaatacttttaatcacaaagaattgtattgaagcCGAGCTACACAACTAATCGATCcagtctaccacaaggataaaccgattatagtttgatcctcttataccgaaacaagtattgtgcataccaaagattatgtacccaaaatcagaaatcttcaatatcttctttttcttcaaatcttcttagatcttcaataaacacatgcacacaacaacttgaatctcctgtgatcaatcacgcacagaatggagtctgttaacaacggattatcacaagatcatctttagcactaacaacagtctaaagatccctgtcgaaaattcgatctagtttgagtgaatcttatattagaagagaagattcacaagcataaacaaactaggtgcaatcaaagttcaaccactgttagtcaatcaaatcaatcgaaaacacaagataaaccgaattatctagtttcccaccaacagtactaatagagcttctcaatcccaaagaagactttaaactgagcggccgtaagagatttctcctaattaggttactcttctctccaaataggcggcttaaccagtaacaacacaaccgaggaagtttgctgtcacgaaggattagtttgctagaaatgcaaacttcaagtatttatggacaaggaagtttggacaccaaggaatttccaaaaccgaaaatattatcaaatatattcaatatattccaaattcggtttccataattcctggaaatgctctgtccaaaataatgaccgaaaatctctttggaaaatatttaactagtaaatacacattactaattcttatattcctaaaataaaattaaaaccttaatgaaatgattcttaacttatttatgttttgatcctgtGATTTTCTTagtgtagctattaaggaataactttgaacaattaaagataaacattacttcatgtgttcaaagtatgtcgacatccttactttgttagtcctctttcatacttacaaccttgaaaacgattttccacactaccaaacaagtttagaattggttcatctgactttcaagaactatgtgattgatcaagaacactcaatcacaaatcatgggtttaacgtttCTACCAAAACGAGTTTCGGTTCtaccatgtgagtattgtgcatagtcacactagctttccaaaattcggttgattacatactaggatcggttccccacatatatatggtatctaacttatatgtgttaaacatgtccataggatcggttcccctttgcttaaaaacgtgttgcacatgtccataggatcggttcccctttctgctacaaacttgctgcacctcatacaaggatcgattcccctttgtgatgtgttgcacctcttactaggatcggttcccctttgcccagattcggtcatacacaaatcacaaatcgatcataccatctcctgtgattacttaagatcgttttcactaatagaggtcataccaatacataagtcaggcctttgtgaatagttttatcaagaacacaaacaagtcatgagcagttatactaaatcacacatattggttgttcacaagatttgcaatgaataacaataccaataacgcctggagatttcctttccgattcataaacaagtttatgaacttacttccttaaaaaacatgtaaaacattgtttcctatgatgaaatcctgacctcatacctatacataatcacaatagcatttaaacggttatgtcgatgtcttatctacaaagtttaatggttaagccaTAAACCTCgtgttgtattccttaatactatgtctatctagagtgttcatgcttcgcagttttattttcattatgcacgacttgaaagatacgttagggaatgaaacacttcaagttaaatatcactaacctcaagtggaaggatgatgttgtcgttgtagcttcttacttcttcacttgttcaagtcttcgcaatatttgtaatgtctcatatcctaatagtttcaagataacctatactaatttgactctagtacataatcttgcgactcttaaaatgagttttggtttcactaaaatatgacaaccaaacttgacataccagcgcttgatgggttcaaccgagttatgctctaacacaaattaTTGCAATAAGAAAGCATTTCTTCTCCCCCATATTTCATGATCATTAATCATGAAATCATTATTAGTTCTGTAAGTATAGAAAAATCTGGGAACTAGGGGATTAGACTTTCACGTTGGATCAATTCAATCATACTGCATGTTCGATTAAACAACAAATCTATGATTGAAAATAAAGTCCTAGTGCTCCTTCATGCAAAACCTTCTGGGATATTCAAGGATATTAAACTAGTCCGTGAAATAATATTTCTTGCACACATTTCATCAAACAGTTCATGAGCAATTTCAAAACACTCATATGATACATAAACATATGAAAGAGATTCAAAGCCATAATAAGAATGCTGAcgtttttttgcaattttaaaaTAGATTTTCATACCCACAGACACACAACAAGTCAAAATCATCCACAGAATGGCTCATGTGTTCGGTAAACACAACAGATAAGCAAAAACTTCAACTTTCACATGCATACGAAACAGTCCTTTTCAAATTAAATGACGCCTCTATCTTATTTGAGATAAAACTATTAATAACTCTACTATGGCTTTATCCTGATGAATAAACATTAGTAAGAAAGGAACTAACTATTACGTTTATTCACTCTTTAAAATCGAAACTAGTGGATTCATATGAATCATAACTTATCAGGGGTTAAACTTTTAAATTGTAGCAATTCAAATCGTCCAATCCTACTTAATTAGACATAATAAATTGTGATACATGCCCTCACGGTAAGATATGAAACAAAATCAGAGATAGGTACTTATCTGATTCGCTAGAAGTTTCCCTTAGCGACAACCATTAAGAATCTATGTGTCAATCTTCGAAAAAATTTCATATACCAGTACCACTACCATGTTCCCGTTCTCCACCGTAAATTTGAAATTTATTTTCCAACTTCCTTCTTTCtcgttttctcttcttatttCACGAAATCAGACCCACACCTTTTGTAAGTGTTCCTGGGGCCGTAGGAGGAGTTTTATTTGCTTTATAAAACCCGACCGGTAATCCCGCTCAGTCACAACGAATATTTTCTTGAGATTTGTGTTAATCCGATCTGTCTTTGGATATCCCAgagacttaaaaaaaaaaatctctggaAACATGCGCTTTATATTGTGGTAACCATCTTTTAACGCAGTTGAAATTTCATCCTCTATCGTCTCGAAATTAATTGCTGAAAATTTTTAGAAAATTTGGGTACAAGAGGATGAAAATAGAGATTGAAAAAAAATGttgtatctgaaaaagcgggggtacaacaaccacacccaacaattcgattagcaatccgtatggacaaactccaatatactttctatagaatcaactagacagccagactcaatctagataaaaagtatatcaaagagtttatatctcaatctctcgatttgatctttactcaagtaaatagaaatctgcgagtctttatcaaagagagataacttggatggtaccaaagaccaatatccaagtgtcaatcaatttaaatgaacaaccaaaaggtctgatattctaattgattgaacaacgcacaacctgtgatatttcaattatataaacaaatataatgtggaatagaaataacacagacaccagaaagtagtatcagtctggcttcacaatcccaatgaagtctttaagtcgttaacctggttttagaagaagaaaaccaaaggttaaaggagaatcgactctagcttatgcaactagtatcacatgtaaggtgtggggattaggtttcccagttgctagagttctcccttatatagtctctcaaatcagggtttgcaatcaatgttagcttggtaacaaacaaagcgttcaatattcaccgttagatgaaaacctgattagattcaagctaatatttctcaaccgttgattCGAAACCTTtgcttgttacacagaaatgaaatatccaattttgggtttatgtaaccgtacccaaacattaacatttgttggttcaacaatagttaaccaaatggttagccatatgagcaacttcatatcaaccatattcttcttcaccataactagttcaaatgactcaaataaactagttagagagttgttcaattgcttagatcttatgtaactacagaagacacaatcgaagcaaaaacggtttgattcactcgaatcggttcatgaacttcatagccacggtt
Proteins encoded in this window:
- the LOC113326835 gene encoding uncharacterized protein LOC113326835, which gives rise to MKKRRLSSTLRISIFIDSFTGKSDTYRSNCCQNNVASWESPPNCVIKINVDAAFNNGDAAAMVVARDSFGNHLGSGVICFNTISSTVAEAKDYGLGIHLAKRLQFSKIIVEGDASDIPKSIKGSTNEIPWSIRSTILSIRDHIKDFSEISFTSVPRDVNSLAHDLAQSAVPNNVNRWWSYDEPPNCIMQHLTLFED